One Pomacea canaliculata isolate SZHN2017 linkage group LG9, ASM307304v1, whole genome shotgun sequence DNA segment encodes these proteins:
- the LOC112572505 gene encoding kelch-like protein 12, translating to MGDCQIFTDSHAKSILSTMNNLRKTYTLCDVTLNVQGEKFPAHRIVLAACSDYFCAMFTNEMWEKDQAEITLHEISASVMEVLLDFVYTETVNVSVENVQELLPAACLLQLTGVREACCQFLEKQLDSTNCLGIKIFAERHNCSNLWAAADRYSVRHFQDVVTQEEFKSLPLDEVEALVKSDHLQVNSEEPVFQAVVDWVKHDEKNRLVWLPRLLQFVRLPLLSARYITDIIDNEPLVRTSHACRDLVDEAKRFHLRPDLRSQMTGPRTKARIGTDDQLVVVGGFGSHQNLVDVVEKYDPKTHSWTRLPNLTRRRRYVSSAALGGKLYVMGGYDGHSRLNLVECLDLTQSQLAWNTIAPMHHRRGLAGVCVYKDHIYMCGGFDGHTRHTSLERYDPSTDKWTMLSGMAIGREGAGLVVAGDMIYCIGGYDGINLLDSAECFDPATKQWSSIPCMSTQRSGAGVAVVNEVIYVCGGYDGSDHLSSVECFNTQTNHWTSLQHMMVPRCYVGACVLRGQLMVVAGYDGNTLLSTVEVYDPLRDVWEMLDDCMGTPRCDAGVCIVRMP from the exons ATGGGTGACTGTCAGATTTTTACTGACAGCCACGCGAAATCCATACTGAGCACCATGAACAATCTTCGGAAAACCTATACACTGTGTGATGTTACACTCAATGTTCAAGGCGAGAAGTTTCCAGCTCATAGAATTGTACTCGCTGCCTGCAGTGATTACTTCTGTGCTATGTTCACAAATGAG ATGTGGGAAAAGGACCAAGCAGAGATCACTTTGCATGAAATCTCAGCCTCTGTCATGGAAGTCTTGTTGGACTTTGTGTACACAGAGACAGTTAACGTCAGCGTTGAAAATGTTCAGGAGTTGCTTCCTGCAGCCTGTCTTCTACAGCTGACAG GTGTGCGGGAAGCTTGTTGTCAGTTCTTAGAGAAACAGTTGGACAGCACCAACTGCCTTGGGATCAAGATTTTTGCTGAGCGCCACAACTGCTCAAACCTGTGGGCTGCAGCAGATCGGTACAGTGTGCGGCACTTCCAGGATGTGGTCACTCAAGAGGAGTTCAAATCTCTCCCACTGGATGAGGTGGAGGCACTGGTCAAAAGTGACCACCTGCAG GTGAATTCTGAGGAACCCGTATTCCAGGCAGTGGTTGACTGGGTGAAACACGACGAAAAAAACCGGTTGGTTTGGTTACCACGACTGCTGCAGTTTGTTCGACTGCCTCTGTTGTCTGCTCGCTACATCACTGATATTATTGATAATGAG CCTCTTGTGCGTACAAGTCACGCATGTCGAGACTTGGTGGATGAAGCAAAGCGGTTTCACTTGCGCCCTGACCTTCGCAGTCAGATGACGGGTCCACGCACAAAGGCACGCATAG GTACTGATGACCAGCTGGTAGTCGTGGGAGGATTTGGATCCCATCAGAATCTGGTGGATGTGGTGGAAAAATACGACCCCAAGACACACAGTTGGACAAGATTACCG AACTTAACAAGGAGGCGGCGCTATGTATCTTCAGCCGCTCTAGGAGGAAAGTTGTATGTTATGGGTGGCTACGATGGCCATTCGCGACTGAATCTAGTGGAGTGTCTTGATCTGACTCAGTCCCAGCTGGCCTGGAACACCATTGCTCCCATGCATCATCGCCGTGGTCTGGCTGGTGTTTGTGTCTATAAAG ATCACATCTACATGTGTGGGGGTTTTGATGGTCACACTCGCCACACTAGCCTGGAGCGTTACGACCCTTCTACAGACAAGTGGACCATGCTGAGTGGAATGGCTATAGGACGAGAGGGAGCAGGCCTTGTTGTCGCTGGCGACATGATATACTGCATTGGTGGCTATGATGGGATTAATCTTTTGGACTCTGCAGAGTGCTTTGACCCTGCCACCAAGCAATGGTCCTCTATTCCCTGCATGTCTACACAACGCTCAG GTGCAGGGGTGGCTGTGGTCAATGAAGTTATTTATGTGTGTGGTGGCTACGATGGAAGTGATCATCTGTCCAGCGTTGAGTGTTTTAACACCCAGACAAACCACTGGACCAGTCTTCAGCACATGATGGTCCCTCGCTGCTATGTTGGTGCCTGCGTTCTTCGTGGACAGCTGATGGTTGTGGCAGG TTACGACGGCAACACTTTGTTGAGTACAGTGGAGGTGTACGACCCACTGCGTGATGTGTGGGAGATGCTGGATGACTGTATGGGGACCCCACGTTGTGACGCTGGCGTTTGCATTGTTAGAATGCCATGA